DNA sequence from the Desulfovibrio subterraneus genome:
GAGACGGAAAGCCCTGCTCCGGCCACGATGGCTGTGAGAATCTGGGGCAGGCGTATGTTCCACACAATGGCCTGCACCTGCCTGCTGACCTCCAGTCCCGCAAGACTTCTGATCACTTCGGCTACGGGGATGCTGGCCGCCCCCGAGGCGATGGAAAAAACAATGCCCAGTGCCAGCGCACAGCAGGTAGCCAGCATGAACAGCAGCTTCATGCACAGGTAGCGGCGATAGGATGCCGGTGCCTGCCCGTCTTCAAGGTGCATGGGCTACCTCAGAGGCAGGGGCGAGAAGGCCAGCCCGCCGAACATGGCGTTCATTTCCGCAAAGACCGGCTTGCCCACGAGGAACGTGTAAATGCGGTCTGCCTGCACGGCGGGGTCTATGTCAGCAAAGGCATCGGGATAGAGAAGCGTACCTGTGTACCAGGCGTTGGCCAGAATGGAGCCGAAGTTCTGGGTGTACCAGTTGTAGGGCAGCACGCCGTACGCCGCGTCGCGTTTCACGGCGTGCAGGGTTGCATAGGCAGGGTCTGTCTGCAGTTCGTGCAGGCCGCTGGTTTCCTCACCCAGTTGCAGGGTGGCGAGATCGAGGAAAAGGTAGTCCGGATTCCACACCACGATCATTTCTTTTGAGATGTTCGCATTCTGCGTGGTCGTGGAAGCGACTTTGCCGGATTCGAGCGCAAGGTTGCGGGTTTTCACGAACATGAAGGGCGGATATGCCGGTTCGGTGGACTGAAAGCCGTGTGGGCCTTTGAAGGCCACCCCGCCGAGAAAGACGGATGGCGCATCCGCCGTGTTGATGCTCTCGCAGCGTTTCGCCAGTTGCGCAATCTGGTCTTCGAAAAAGGCAATGACTTCTTCTGCGCGCTGCTGTTTGCCGAGCACCTCGCCCATAACGCGCAGCGAGGAATAGAGCGTCTGCCGTTTGTCCGTGAGGTTGCCGTAATCGAGAGGCACAACGGTGATGCCGGTTTTCTGCTGCAGCTCACCCGCATCGTATCCTGCCGCAGGGTTGGTTTTGAAGATGATCTGCGGTTGGGGTTGCAGCCCCAGAATAAGCTCGGAATTATCATGCCCGCGGAACTCTCCGAAAATGGGCATGGTCTTGAACTGGGGATTGGCCAGAGCATAGGGGCGCGCGTCAAAGCTGCGGCGTCTGGTTTCTATGTCGTCCACGGCCACAATGCGGTCCTGTGCCTGCAGATAGACCAGCAGCCGCAGGCAGCCGGAGCCGGAACAGATGACATGCTGCGCATTGGTTACGGTCACCGGATTGCCGAGCGCATCCGTTACTGGGGTCTTTGCCCCGCATACACTGGCGGCAAGCAGCAGGCTGAGGGTCATGAGAGTGGACAGCATGCTTTTCCGCAACAGGTTTTCACGCAGCGTCATATCTATCCTCTGTGCTAAAATTAATTTTTTAGTAACACGTTTTGATTATGGCATAGAAAACTGTGCGTCAAGCGTATCCGATTATTGTTGAGGTAGTATCCCCCTCCGGTGTTCGGGGAAAAGAGAAGGGCAGGGTGAATAGTTCCGCCAGATATGCACAGGGCATGACAAAGGGCTGCATCGGCAGATGCAGCCCTTAAGGTTTTCAGGAGAGGCGGAAGAAATTAGTTGTGTGTATCCGGCTGCCTGTGTGCAGGGTCGGGCAGACGGCTGGCCATGACCTTGTCTATTCGGTTGCCGTCAAGGTCTACCACCTCAAGCCGCCAACCCTGCCATTCCGTGCTGTCAGCCGTGCGTGGCACCCGGCCGAAGAGCCACATCATCATCCCGTTCAGCGTATGGAAGCGGCCCTTGCCTTCTTCCGGCACAGATTTGAGGCCAAGGCGGTCCTTGAGATCGGATACGGGAATCATGCCGTCCAGCAGCAGGGAGCCGTCTTCACGCTGCACGGCCCACACGTCTTCGGGGTCACGGGGTCTGAACTCGCCTGCCAGCGCTTCCAGCAGGTCCTGCAGGGTGATAAGGCCAAGAATATCGCCGTATTCATCCACGACAAAGACCATCTGCACGCCGGATTCGCGGAACTGTTCCAGCAGCTTCATGCCGGTGAGAGATTCCGGAACATAGACTGCGGGTTGCAGGTATTCCGTGATGGTATCAGGGGGATCGCCTTTGAGCTGCTGCTTGAGCAGGCGCTTGGCCGTAATGACGCCGAGTACCTCATGCAGGTTTCCCCGGCATACGGGGTAACGGCTATGGTTGGAAGCGACAAGGAAGTCCAGGTGTGCTTCAAACGGCTGTTCGATGTCCAGAAAGACAATCTCGTTTCGGGGGGTCATCAGCGAGGCAATATGACGATCGTCGAGCCGGAACACGTTTTTGAGCATTTCGTGTTCCTGCTTTTCAATGATGCCCGATTCAGAGCCTTCCACCAGTATGGCGTGGATATCTTCTTCGGTTATGTCGCCGCTGTCGTGATTCCGTTTGCCCAGCAGCTTGAGAAGGCCGTCGGTGGAAACGGAAAGCAGGCACACAAAAGGCCGTGAAAGGAGCGCGAGCAGGGCAATGGGCCGTGCCATGAGCCGGGCAATGCGTTCGGCATTGGACTGGGCAAAGCGTTTGGGAACCAGTTCGCCGATTACGATGGAAAAATAGGTAATGCCCGCCACAACAGTGGTGGTGGCCACGATGGAGCTGGTTTTCTGTGCCATGCCCAGGTTGCGGAGTTGCTCTGCAAGAGGACCGGCAAGCGCAGCCTCGCCGACAATGCCGTTGAGAATGCCAATGGCGGTAATGCCGATCTGCACCGTGGAGAGAAACTGGGTGGGCTCTTCGCCGAGCCGGATAGCGGTGGCGGCGGAACTGTCGCCGTTGTCAGCCAGTTTTTGCAGGCGGCTTCTGCGGGCGGTGACAAGCGCTATTTCTGACATGGCGAAAACGCCATTGAGAAGTATCAGGGCAAAGAGCAGGGCGATGTCCAAAAAAGAACTCCTTTGAACGGTAGTGAGTTGGGGAGGGCGGTTCAACCTGTCATCAGTCCTACCCGTCCTACCCGTCCGGCCCGTCCGGTATGTCGGGCCTGTCCAGTATGTCGGGCCTGTCCAGTATGTCGGGCCTGACTGCCAAATCCGTCAGGTCTGCGAAATCTGCCATGTCTGGCAGGAGCTTCAGGTCTGGCAAGTGCTTCAGGTCTGGCAACCCAGGTAAGTCTGGCAGATCCGGATCGGGGCTGAAACCCGGAAGAACATCACTATACATAAGAAAGCTGGAACGAAAGACAAGGGAGCGGGCTGCCTGTTCATCTGTTTAGCCGAAAGATTGTTTGTTACGGGAAGGACCACGCGCCACAAGGGGCGATCGGGTATCACGATTCGCGCCATACCCGTTACACGAAGGGTGCGCCCAATGCGAAACAGCCCTGACGGTGTACCGTCAGGGCTTGCAGGTTCTTGATAAGGCTTTTTACGACGCTGCTGGGAGTGTTACCCCCAGCCGTGCGGCGTGTTCCTTCAGCAGTTGTGCTGCATCGGGGGCAACCTGCTTGAGATAGCCACCATATTGTTCCTGCACTGTTTTGACGAGTTCGGGTTCCGCCACCCTGGGAGAGCCGCAGTTGAACGGCGGGTGCGGATCATATTCAAGCACAAGCTGCTTAGCCATGGCCGTTTGGGTGTCGCACAGCAGTGAGAGCAGGGTGAGGCCAAAGTCTATACCCGAGGTGACGCCTGCTCCTGTCACGCGGTTGCGGTCGTGCACAACTCGCTCTGCAACCGGCACCGCGCCGAAATAGGCGAGCTGCGGGGCAAGGCTCCAGTGTGATGTGGCCCTGTAGCCTTTGAGCAGACCCGCCGCACCGAGGATGAATGAGCCTGTGCACACGCTGGTTACCCACTGCGCCTGCGCGCCCGTTGCGGCAACCCATTCGATCATGTCGTGCTTTGCGATCTGCACATACGGGTTGCTTGTGCCGGGTACGCAGAGAATATCCGTGCTCGAAATGTCAGCGTAGGTTGCCGTGGGAACAAGGCCCAGCCGCCTGTCTGACCGGTTCTCGGCAAACACGGGATTACGGTCTGCCGCCACAAAGTCCACGGAGAATTCGGCACCGGCAAGCACCTCCACTGGACCGATGAGGTCCAGCGCGGTCATGCCCTCATAGAGCAGAAAGGCGATGTGCGGCTTGCCCGGTATCCGTCCTGCCTGCTGTGAAGCGGACGGCTGCTCTCCGGAACCGGTCTGCGTGGAAAAGGCGCGGGTGGCAGGGGCAGCAAGGGCGGCCATGGCACCAAGGCAGGCTATGGAAAAGGTACGACGGTTCATGTTGTCTCCTTGATGGGGTTGCGGTTGCAGCAGACGGTAAGCACAGGGTGACCGGATGAATGGCAACGGTTGTTGCCGATGGCAGAAAGCTGTCGGCTGCGATTGGAGCAAGATACGCCCATGCGGGTGACCATGAAATCAGGGAGAAGGACATTAACCGAAAGAAATTCGCCAATACCAAAGGAAACGCGAGGTTGGTGATTGCCGGAATATCCTGCCGGTATTAGAAATGACGCCATGAATAAGCATTCTGCTAACGACGGCATACATCCCGCCTATCCTGCCGACGGCTCCGGCGTGGCGAAATCCCGTAATGCGCACAAGGTTGCCATTCTGGCGGTTCCTGATTTTGTTCCCTTCGACATCAGCATCCCGTATCAGGTGTTCCCGCTGGTACGGCTGGCAGACGGCCTTGCACCGTATGAAACGTGTTTCTGCGGACCGGAGGATGCAGCCGGCAGCCGAGAGTTCTCCATTCGCGCCGTGCATTCTTATGAGCATGCCCTGTTGTGCG
Encoded proteins:
- a CDS encoding ABC transporter substrate-binding protein, producing MTLRENLLRKSMLSTLMTLSLLLAASVCGAKTPVTDALGNPVTVTNAQHVICSGSGCLRLLVYLQAQDRIVAVDDIETRRRSFDARPYALANPQFKTMPIFGEFRGHDNSELILGLQPQPQIIFKTNPAAGYDAGELQQKTGITVVPLDYGNLTDKRQTLYSSLRVMGEVLGKQQRAEEVIAFFEDQIAQLAKRCESINTADAPSVFLGGVAFKGPHGFQSTEPAYPPFMFVKTRNLALESGKVASTTTQNANISKEMIVVWNPDYLFLDLATLQLGEETSGLHELQTDPAYATLHAVKRDAAYGVLPYNWYTQNFGSILANAWYTGTLLYPDAFADIDPAVQADRIYTFLVGKPVFAEMNAMFGGLAFSPLPLR
- a CDS encoding hemolysin family protein, with protein sequence MDIALLFALILLNGVFAMSEIALVTARRSRLQKLADNGDSSAATAIRLGEEPTQFLSTVQIGITAIGILNGIVGEAALAGPLAEQLRNLGMAQKTSSIVATTTVVAGITYFSIVIGELVPKRFAQSNAERIARLMARPIALLALLSRPFVCLLSVSTDGLLKLLGKRNHDSGDITEEDIHAILVEGSESGIIEKQEHEMLKNVFRLDDRHIASLMTPRNEIVFLDIEQPFEAHLDFLVASNHSRYPVCRGNLHEVLGVITAKRLLKQQLKGDPPDTITEYLQPAVYVPESLTGMKLLEQFRESGVQMVFVVDEYGDILGLITLQDLLEALAGEFRPRDPEDVWAVQREDGSLLLDGMIPVSDLKDRLGLKSVPEEGKGRFHTLNGMMMWLFGRVPRTADSTEWQGWRLEVVDLDGNRIDKVMASRLPDPAHRQPDTHN
- a CDS encoding DJ-1/PfpI family protein, whose protein sequence is MNRRTFSIACLGAMAALAAPATRAFSTQTGSGEQPSASQQAGRIPGKPHIAFLLYEGMTALDLIGPVEVLAGAEFSVDFVAADRNPVFAENRSDRRLGLVPTATYADISSTDILCVPGTSNPYVQIAKHDMIEWVAATGAQAQWVTSVCTGSFILGAAGLLKGYRATSHWSLAPQLAYFGAVPVAERVVHDRNRVTGAGVTSGIDFGLTLLSLLCDTQTAMAKQLVLEYDPHPPFNCGSPRVAEPELVKTVQEQYGGYLKQVAPDAAQLLKEHAARLGVTLPAAS